In Halobaculum magnesiiphilum, the following proteins share a genomic window:
- a CDS encoding ABC transporter ATP-binding protein, with amino-acid sequence MSEPAPAAEHAGASEGHGAPEGHGAPEGHSDDVLRVRNLSTRFFTEEGQINAVESVDFAVRDGEVFGIVGESGSGKSVTALSLIDLVDSPGRITSGEVWYRDADLAEEFRDDLPEAVDGDFVDTRRLPEDVRRALRGPAFSTVFQDPMSSLNPSITVGEQIAEAVEVQRRARSNPRSTRSRTQGYGMGKLITDALLPNKGYTSESSMNRAIELLEQVGIPDPAQRAHEYPHQFSGGMLQRAMIAQALAGEPDVLIADEPTTALDVTIQAQILNLLRDLQEEQDTSVVMITHDLGVIARMCNRVGVMYAGQIVERGTLADVFESPVHPYTEGLIGSIPDLDDPAPRLQPIEGNVPSLVDEEMGGRCFFADRCPKAMTDCLQEIPEYDAEPGTDEHAVRCVLAEREYSEADALPPDHFDRNEEVRGDE; translated from the coding sequence ATGAGCGAACCCGCCCCCGCCGCCGAACACGCCGGCGCCTCCGAGGGCCACGGTGCCCCCGAGGGCCACGGTGCCCCTGAAGGGCACTCGGACGACGTGCTCCGTGTCCGGAACCTCTCGACTCGCTTCTTCACCGAGGAGGGGCAGATCAACGCCGTCGAGTCGGTCGACTTCGCCGTCCGCGACGGCGAGGTGTTCGGCATCGTCGGCGAGTCCGGCTCCGGGAAGTCGGTGACGGCGCTGTCGCTCATCGACCTCGTCGACTCGCCCGGCCGGATCACGAGCGGCGAGGTGTGGTACCGCGACGCCGACCTCGCCGAGGAGTTCCGCGACGACCTCCCCGAGGCCGTCGACGGCGACTTCGTCGACACCCGACGACTCCCCGAGGACGTCCGGCGCGCACTGCGCGGGCCGGCGTTCTCGACGGTGTTCCAGGACCCGATGTCCTCGCTGAACCCGTCGATCACCGTCGGCGAGCAGATCGCCGAGGCCGTCGAGGTGCAGCGCCGCGCCCGCTCGAACCCGCGCAGCACCCGCTCGCGGACCCAGGGCTACGGGATGGGGAAGCTCATCACCGACGCGTTGCTGCCGAACAAGGGGTACACCTCCGAGTCGAGCATGAACCGCGCGATCGAGCTGCTCGAACAGGTCGGCATCCCCGATCCCGCCCAGCGCGCCCACGAGTATCCCCACCAGTTCTCCGGCGGGATGCTCCAGCGCGCGATGATCGCGCAGGCGCTGGCCGGGGAGCCGGACGTGCTGATCGCCGACGAGCCGACGACCGCCCTCGACGTGACGATCCAGGCGCAGATCCTCAACCTCCTGCGCGACCTGCAGGAGGAGCAGGACACCTCCGTCGTGATGATCACCCACGATCTGGGCGTCATCGCCCGGATGTGCAACCGCGTGGGCGTGATGTACGCGGGCCAGATCGTCGAGCGGGGGACGCTCGCGGACGTATTCGAGTCGCCCGTCCACCCGTACACGGAGGGACTCATCGGCTCGATCCCGGACCTCGACGACCCCGCCCCGCGTCTCCAGCCGATCGAGGGGAACGTCCCCTCGCTGGTCGACGAGGAGATGGGCGGCCGGTGTTTCTTCGCCGACCGCTGCCCGAAGGCGATGACCGACTGCCTGCAGGAGATCCCGGAGTACGACGCCGAGCCCGGCACCGACGAGCACGCCGTCCGCTGCGTGCTCGCCGAGCGGGAGTACAGCGAGGCGGACGCGCTCCCGCCGGACCACTTCGACCGCAACGAGGAGGTGCGCGGCGATGAGTGA
- a CDS encoding ABC transporter permease produces the protein MKIGPLSISPRTIRNLRKEFRSSGLARIGVVLVVVIILAAALAPMIAPHNPRTQDLDRAQLPPLGFTDTEEQTTTEMVNGSIQTVTENVTVNATAQHPLGTNSLGQDILSRAIYGARTSLLVGFFGTVLAAVLGVTVGLTAGYYRGRIDDLLMRTADVSLAFPSLVLAIALIGLFSRFQADVAYAVTDPLVTTGIAGSFREAVGLPTPMPEVFVLPTVVILVVGFVNWVWFARIARGEALSIREEEYVKAARALGGSDARIIFRHVLPNAITPILVLATIQVAAIILLESSLSFLGFSGTTLSWGFDIAQGRGYLSSSWWIATVPGLAIVLAVIGINLVGDWLRDALDPGIEGEGGM, from the coding sequence ATGAAGATCGGACCGCTCTCGATCTCGCCGCGGACAATTCGCAACCTGCGCAAGGAGTTCCGGTCGTCGGGACTCGCGCGCATCGGCGTGGTGCTCGTCGTGGTGATCATCCTCGCGGCGGCGCTCGCCCCGATGATCGCCCCGCACAATCCCCGCACGCAGGACCTCGATCGGGCGCAGTTGCCCCCGCTCGGGTTCACCGACACCGAGGAGCAGACCACCACCGAGATGGTTAACGGCAGCATCCAGACCGTGACCGAGAACGTCACGGTGAACGCGACCGCCCAGCATCCGCTCGGGACGAACTCCCTCGGACAGGACATCCTCTCGCGAGCTATCTACGGGGCCCGAACGTCGCTGCTCGTCGGGTTCTTCGGCACGGTGCTCGCGGCGGTGTTGGGCGTCACCGTCGGGCTGACCGCGGGGTACTACCGCGGGCGGATCGACGACCTGCTGATGCGCACCGCCGACGTGTCGCTGGCGTTCCCGTCGCTCGTGCTCGCGATCGCGTTGATCGGGCTGTTCAGCCGCTTCCAGGCGGACGTCGCCTACGCGGTCACAGATCCGTTGGTGACCACCGGTATCGCCGGCTCGTTCCGCGAGGCCGTCGGACTGCCGACGCCGATGCCCGAGGTGTTCGTGTTGCCGACGGTCGTCATCCTGGTCGTGGGCTTCGTGAACTGGGTGTGGTTCGCCCGCATCGCGCGCGGCGAGGCGCTCTCGATCCGCGAGGAGGAGTACGTGAAGGCGGCCCGCGCGCTGGGGGGCAGCGACGCCCGGATCATCTTCCGGCACGTCCTGCCGAACGCGATCACGCCGATCCTCGTGTTGGCGACCATCCAGGTCGCCGCGATCATCCTGTTGGAATCGTCGCTGTCGTTCCTCGGGTTCTCCGGAACGACGCTCTCGTGGGGCTTCGACATTGCGCAAGGACGTGGCTACCTCTCGTCGTCGTGGTGGATCGCAACCGTGCCCGGGCTCGCTATCGTGCTCGCGGTCATCGGCATCAATCTCGTGGGCGACTGGCTCCGCGACGCGCTCGATCCTGGTATCGAGGGCGAGGGGGGGATGTAG
- a CDS encoding ABC transporter permease codes for MGYGRFLLKRGVQGVGVVWGVVTVVFVLRFITPGSPIDTVAPLDASQETRRRIAEELGLNEPLYIQYLDYLWELLHGNMGYSYISSIPASVQVFQKLPATLELAIAASVVAIVLSIPLGVISATRRHEPADYAATTFSLLGISTPNFWLGIMLVLVFAVQFDVFPTSGRAHGFMQALAAITGPAPFFEVAREWLASLFLPAITLGTYFTALITRLVRSGMLDELSEGYVRATRAKGLPETLVRYKHVLRNTLVPVVTVLGLQLGTLIGGAVITEAVFAWPGLGSEIIRAINARDWPILQGSLIVIGTGFVLLNIAVDALYAYLDPRVMAE; via the coding sequence ATGGGCTACGGTCGATTTCTTCTGAAACGCGGCGTGCAGGGGGTGGGAGTCGTCTGGGGAGTCGTGACCGTCGTGTTCGTCCTGCGATTCATCACGCCGGGGTCGCCGATCGACACGGTCGCGCCGCTGGACGCCAGCCAGGAGACGCGCCGACGGATCGCCGAGGAGCTCGGCTTGAACGAGCCGCTGTACATCCAGTACCTCGATTACCTCTGGGAGCTGCTCCACGGCAACATGGGGTACTCGTACATCTCGAGTATCCCCGCCTCGGTGCAGGTGTTCCAGAAGCTGCCGGCGACGCTGGAGCTCGCGATCGCCGCGAGCGTCGTCGCGATCGTCCTGTCGATCCCGCTGGGGGTCATCTCCGCAACGCGGCGTCACGAGCCGGCCGACTACGCCGCCACGACGTTCTCGCTGTTGGGCATCTCGACGCCGAACTTCTGGCTCGGCATCATGCTCGTGCTCGTGTTCGCCGTCCAGTTCGACGTCTTCCCCACCAGCGGGCGGGCCCACGGGTTCATGCAGGCGCTCGCGGCGATCACGGGACCGGCGCCGTTCTTCGAGGTGGCGAGGGAGTGGCTCGCCTCGCTGTTCCTGCCGGCGATCACGCTGGGGACGTACTTCACGGCTCTCATCACCCGACTGGTCCGCTCGGGGATGCTCGACGAGCTGTCGGAGGGGTACGTCCGCGCGACCCGCGCGAAGGGGTTGCCCGAGACGCTGGTCCGCTACAAGCACGTACTCCGTAACACGCTCGTGCCGGTGGTCACCGTCCTCGGTCTGCAACTGGGGACGCTCATCGGCGGCGCGGTGATCACGGAGGCCGTCTTCGCGTGGCCGGGCCTGGGCTCGGAGATCATCCGCGCGATCAACGCGCGCGACTGGCCGATCCTCCAGGGGAGCCTCATCGTCATCGGGACCGGCTTCGTCCTGTTGAACATCGCCGTCGACGCGCTGTACGCGTATCTCGACCCGCGGGTGATGGCAGAATGA
- a CDS encoding ABC transporter substrate-binding protein: protein MSEKDTSRRRFLQAAGSATAAVALAGCSGNGGEATPTDEPTDSDGGETATTEPQETTERPEPETRDGYLQRANLHCHEQAPWVFLNRQYSVYGQSSDIEWQPRTDERVSAYAIEPANDDGDDVVMTQSQMDSGLDPQDHRETPTDNIVLQAYEGLLERDREGTIVETLATDYQRLDETTVQFTVRDNVPFHSGDSLTPEDVAYSINRIVDPDVGIESPQVDQLIGVEGAEVESEEDRTVNVNLAGLNPIVFASFATYCDVMNRSWVEENDDAYINQNMDGTGPFELSNYEQGVEVAFDRFEDYWDEPAAISTFTINSASESSTRVNRLLSGETDIAVNVPPQEVSRVEENDGTSISAVPSTRILFNAMRYDVEPFDSPEFRQAVNYAIDLDSIVENVLQTFGSPTGQPTLEGFFGHNGDIDPYPQDLERAEQLVEESGYAGAEIELVTPIGRYLRDVEIAQAVAAQVDELSNVSASARQVEFSTLVSQVTTGNIEDKPPWYLLGWGNATFDAIQTIQPLLASDGALTSYKNDELDSLLDEAQSLPSESN, encoded by the coding sequence ATGTCTGAGAAAGACACGAGCAGACGGCGGTTCCTCCAGGCGGCGGGTTCCGCGACCGCGGCGGTCGCGCTCGCCGGCTGTTCCGGCAACGGCGGCGAGGCGACCCCGACCGACGAACCGACGGACTCCGACGGTGGCGAGACGGCCACGACCGAACCGCAGGAGACGACCGAGCGGCCGGAGCCGGAGACGCGCGACGGCTACCTCCAGCGCGCCAACCTCCACTGCCACGAGCAGGCGCCGTGGGTGTTCCTCAACAGGCAGTACTCCGTGTACGGGCAGTCCTCGGACATCGAGTGGCAGCCCCGCACCGACGAGCGCGTGAGCGCGTACGCCATCGAGCCGGCGAACGACGACGGCGACGACGTGGTGATGACCCAATCGCAGATGGACTCCGGGCTCGACCCGCAGGACCACCGCGAGACGCCGACGGACAACATCGTCCTGCAGGCGTACGAAGGGCTGCTCGAACGCGACCGCGAGGGCACCATCGTCGAGACGCTCGCCACCGACTACCAGCGCCTCGACGAGACGACGGTGCAGTTCACCGTCCGCGACAACGTCCCGTTCCACTCGGGCGACTCGCTGACGCCGGAGGACGTGGCCTACTCGATCAACCGGATCGTCGACCCCGACGTGGGCATCGAATCCCCGCAGGTCGACCAGCTCATCGGCGTCGAGGGCGCCGAGGTCGAATCCGAGGAGGACCGAACGGTGAACGTGAACCTCGCGGGCCTCAACCCGATCGTGTTCGCGTCGTTCGCGACCTACTGCGACGTGATGAACCGCTCGTGGGTCGAGGAGAACGACGACGCCTACATCAACCAGAACATGGACGGGACCGGCCCCTTCGAGCTCTCGAACTACGAGCAGGGGGTCGAGGTCGCGTTCGATCGATTCGAGGACTACTGGGACGAGCCGGCGGCCATCTCGACGTTCACGATCAACTCCGCCTCCGAATCGTCGACCCGCGTGAATCGACTCCTCAGCGGCGAGACGGACATCGCGGTCAACGTCCCGCCCCAGGAGGTCTCCCGGGTCGAGGAGAACGACGGCACCAGCATCTCGGCGGTTCCGTCGACGCGGATCCTCTTCAACGCGATGCGGTACGACGTCGAGCCGTTCGACTCGCCTGAGTTCCGTCAGGCGGTCAACTACGCCATCGACCTCGACTCCATCGTCGAGAACGTCCTCCAGACGTTCGGCTCGCCGACCGGCCAGCCGACGCTCGAGGGCTTCTTCGGCCACAACGGGGACATCGACCCGTACCCGCAGGACCTCGAACGGGCCGAACAGCTCGTCGAGGAGTCCGGCTACGCCGGCGCGGAGATCGAGCTCGTGACGCCGATCGGCCGGTACCTGCGTGACGTGGAGATCGCCCAGGCGGTCGCCGCCCAGGTCGACGAGCTCTCCAACGTCTCCGCGAGCGCCCGGCAGGTGGAGTTCTCGACGCTCGTCAGCCAGGTCACCACGGGCAACATCGAGGACAAGCCCCCGTGGTACCTGCTCGGGTGGGGGAACGCGACGTTCGACGCGATCCAGACGATCCAGCCGCTCCTCGCGAGCGACGGGGCGCTGACCTCGTACAAGAACGACGAACTGGACAGCCTGCTCGACGAGGCGCAGAGCCTCCCAAGCGAGAGCAACTAG
- a CDS encoding NADP-dependent malic enzyme, whose protein sequence is MGLDDDAREYHRSEPPGKIEISTTKPTNTQRDLSLAYSPGVAAPCLDIDEDPDRAFEYTAKGNMVGVVSNGSAVLGLGDIGAQASKPVMEGKGVLFKRFADIDVFDIEIDEDDPDEIVRSVAAMEPTFGGINLEDIKAPECFEIEERLREEMDIPVFHDDQHGTAIISGAGLLNAADIVDKDLADLDIVFSGAGASAIATAKFYVSLGADASNITMCDSSGIITEERAAAGDVNDYKAQFASEVEGGDLADAMEGADVFVGLSIGGIVSQEMVRSMAENPVIFAMANPDPEITYEDAKEAREDTVIMGTGRSDYPNQVNNVLGFPFLFRGALDVRATDINEDMKRAAAEALAELARQDVPDAVVKAYGDQPLKFGPEYVIPKPLDPRVLFEVAPAVAEAAMESGVARTEVDTDEYAERLEARLGKSREMMRVVLNKARSRPKRVALAEGTDEKMIRAAYQMAEQGIADPVLLGDRETIESTTAHLGLEFDPEVVDPDADGKADVYADRLHELRKRKGVTRSEAGELVRRDTNYFGSVMVERGDADALLTGLTHHYPSALRPPLQVIGTAEDAEYVAGVYMLTFKNRVVFCADTTVNQAPDAEVLAEVTKHTAKLARRFNIEPRAAMLSYSNFGSVDNEGTRKPREAVDLLHDDPEVDFSVDGEMQADTAVVEDILEDTYDFSTLDGPANVLVFPNLEAGNIGYKLLQRLGGAEAIGPMLVGMDQPVHVMQRGDEVKDIVNLAGVAVVDAQDEDE, encoded by the coding sequence ATGGGACTTGACGACGACGCACGGGAGTACCACCGATCGGAACCGCCCGGGAAGATCGAGATATCGACGACGAAACCGACGAACACGCAGCGCGACCTCTCGCTGGCGTACTCGCCGGGCGTGGCCGCGCCGTGTCTCGACATCGACGAGGACCCCGACCGCGCCTTCGAGTACACCGCGAAGGGGAACATGGTGGGCGTCGTCTCGAACGGCTCGGCCGTGCTCGGCCTCGGCGACATCGGCGCGCAGGCATCCAAGCCCGTGATGGAGGGGAAGGGCGTCCTGTTCAAGCGCTTCGCCGACATCGACGTGTTCGACATCGAGATCGACGAGGACGACCCCGACGAGATCGTCCGCTCGGTCGCGGCCATGGAGCCGACCTTCGGCGGGATCAACCTCGAGGACATCAAGGCGCCCGAGTGCTTCGAGATCGAGGAGCGTCTCCGCGAGGAGATGGACATCCCCGTGTTCCACGACGACCAGCACGGGACGGCGATCATCTCCGGGGCCGGGCTGCTCAACGCCGCCGACATCGTCGACAAGGACCTCGCCGACCTCGACATCGTCTTCTCCGGGGCCGGCGCCTCCGCGATCGCGACCGCGAAGTTCTACGTCTCGCTGGGCGCCGACGCGAGCAACATCACGATGTGTGACTCCTCGGGGATCATCACCGAGGAACGCGCCGCCGCCGGCGACGTGAACGACTACAAGGCGCAGTTCGCCAGCGAGGTCGAGGGCGGCGACCTCGCGGACGCGATGGAGGGTGCCGACGTGTTCGTCGGCCTCTCGATCGGCGGGATCGTCAGCCAGGAGATGGTCCGGTCGATGGCGGAGAACCCGGTCATCTTCGCGATGGCGAACCCCGACCCCGAGATCACCTACGAGGACGCGAAGGAGGCCCGCGAGGACACCGTCATCATGGGCACCGGGCGCTCGGACTACCCGAACCAGGTGAACAACGTCCTCGGGTTCCCGTTCCTGTTCCGCGGCGCCCTCGACGTGCGCGCGACCGACATCAACGAGGACATGAAGCGCGCGGCCGCCGAGGCGCTCGCGGAGTTGGCCCGCCAGGACGTGCCCGACGCGGTCGTGAAGGCGTACGGCGACCAGCCGCTGAAGTTCGGTCCCGAGTACGTCATCCCGAAGCCGCTGGACCCCCGGGTCCTGTTCGAGGTCGCCCCCGCGGTCGCGGAGGCGGCCATGGAGTCGGGCGTCGCCCGCACCGAGGTCGACACCGACGAGTACGCCGAACGGCTGGAGGCCCGGCTGGGCAAGAGCCGCGAGATGATGCGCGTCGTCCTCAACAAGGCGCGCTCCCGGCCCAAGCGCGTCGCGCTCGCGGAGGGGACCGACGAGAAGATGATCCGCGCGGCCTACCAGATGGCCGAGCAGGGCATCGCCGACCCCGTCCTGTTGGGCGACCGCGAGACGATCGAGTCGACCACCGCCCACCTCGGGCTGGAGTTCGACCCCGAGGTCGTCGACCCCGACGCCGACGGCAAGGCCGACGTGTACGCCGACCGACTGCACGAGCTCCGCAAGCGCAAGGGCGTGACCCGGTCGGAGGCGGGCGAACTGGTCCGTCGCGACACGAACTACTTCGGCAGCGTGATGGTCGAGCGCGGCGACGCCGACGCGCTGCTCACTGGGCTGACCCACCACTACCCGAGCGCGCTCCGGCCGCCGCTGCAGGTCATCGGCACCGCCGAGGACGCCGAGTACGTCGCCGGCGTGTACATGCTCACGTTCAAGAACCGCGTCGTTTTCTGCGCCGACACCACGGTGAACCAGGCGCCCGACGCCGAGGTGCTCGCGGAGGTGACGAAACACACCGCGAAGCTGGCCCGCCGGTTCAACATCGAGCCCCGCGCGGCGATGCTGTCGTACTCCAACTTCGGCTCCGTCGACAACGAGGGCACCCGCAAGCCCCGCGAGGCCGTCGACCTGCTCCACGACGACCCCGAGGTCGACTTCTCCGTCGACGGGGAGATGCAGGCCGACACCGCCGTCGTCGAGGACATCCTCGAGGACACCTACGACTTCTCGACGCTGGACGGCCCCGCGAACGTGCTCGTCTTCCCGAACCTGGAGGCCGGGAACATCGGCTACAAGCTGCTCCAGCGCCTCGGCGGCGCCGAGGCGATCGGGCCGATGCTCGTCGGAATGGACCAGCCCGTCCACGTGATGCAGCGCGGCGACGAGGTCAAGGACATCGTCAACCTCGCCGGCGTCGCCGTCGTCGACGCGCAGGACGAGGACGAGTGA
- a CDS encoding DUF7544 domain-containing protein: protein MSWYGVDAVDDAIDVTREFLFPFSLGRWIRMVVVTLFTGGGGAGGQVASNAGNIGARLAGAGGFSGPSAGTSALAALLVAVPTLSLGSLALGGPVLQAGGLPQAEAGAIGALGVLLLVAVVIVALVAILLSPIFEFVLVDAIARDELRILRDIRTHLTNGLRLLGFRIGLFAAFIVPPAAVITAVLLSGTQVESLFGRPLVLVALAIVAILYLLVFAFLDRFTVEFVVPAMVADGGGVIDGWRRVWPRLRGQVGQTVVYIVMHVLVGIGLSIVSFVLALVGLLAVGALAAGIGFAVGAVTSGAATTDLGIGLGVLAGLVVGIPVFIVAVLLPIQVLTTTYRRSYELAALGRFGENLDLVSRYRDGDGDDTGDIAAELRGDDADDDGPDGGAGAADIDSESDSRAASARGDEEFGEFVPASSDLSGTADDVDEGDDADNDSEGALEDDGSDRDERS, encoded by the coding sequence ATGAGTTGGTACGGCGTCGACGCGGTCGATGACGCGATCGACGTGACCCGCGAGTTCCTCTTCCCCTTCAGCCTCGGGCGATGGATCAGAATGGTGGTCGTGACCCTCTTCACCGGCGGCGGCGGCGCCGGCGGACAGGTCGCCAGCAACGCGGGCAACATCGGCGCCCGCCTCGCCGGCGCGGGGGGGTTCTCCGGTCCCTCCGCCGGTACGAGCGCGCTGGCGGCGCTGTTGGTCGCGGTGCCGACGCTCTCGCTCGGGTCCCTCGCCCTCGGCGGCCCCGTCCTCCAGGCCGGCGGCCTCCCGCAAGCGGAGGCCGGGGCGATCGGCGCGCTCGGGGTGCTCCTCCTCGTCGCTGTCGTCATTGTCGCGCTGGTGGCGATCCTGCTGTCGCCGATCTTCGAGTTCGTTCTCGTCGACGCCATCGCCCGCGACGAGCTCCGGATCCTCCGGGACATCCGCACCCACCTGACGAACGGGCTCCGGCTGCTCGGCTTCCGGATCGGGCTGTTCGCGGCGTTCATCGTCCCCCCGGCTGCCGTGATCACCGCGGTCCTGTTGAGCGGGACGCAGGTCGAGTCGCTGTTCGGCCGGCCGCTCGTTCTCGTCGCCCTCGCGATCGTGGCGATCCTGTACCTCCTCGTCTTCGCGTTCCTCGACCGCTTCACCGTCGAGTTCGTCGTGCCGGCGATGGTCGCCGACGGCGGCGGCGTCATCGACGGCTGGCGGCGCGTGTGGCCGCGACTCCGCGGGCAGGTCGGACAGACGGTCGTCTACATCGTGATGCACGTGCTCGTCGGGATCGGCCTCTCGATCGTCTCGTTCGTGCTGGCGCTCGTCGGCCTGCTCGCGGTCGGCGCATTGGCCGCCGGGATCGGCTTCGCCGTCGGGGCCGTCACCAGCGGCGCCGCGACGACCGACCTCGGGATCGGGCTCGGCGTGCTCGCCGGCCTCGTGGTCGGGATCCCGGTGTTCATCGTTGCCGTCCTGCTCCCGATCCAGGTGCTCACGACGACGTACCGTCGGTCCTACGAGCTCGCCGCGCTCGGTCGGTTCGGCGAGAACCTGGACCTCGTGAGTCGCTACCGCGACGGCGACGGCGACGACACCGGCGATATCGCGGCCGAACTGCGAGGCGACGACGCTGACGACGACGGACCCGACGGGGGCGCCGGGGCGGCCGACATCGACTCCGAGTCCGACTCTCGAGCGGCGTCCGCCCGCGGCGACGAGGAGTTCGGTGAGTTCGTCCCGGCGTCGTCGGACCTCTCCGGGACGGCGGACGACGTCGACGAAGGCGACGACGCCGATAACGACTCCGAAGGTGCACTCGAAGACGACGGATCGGACCGCGACGAACGATCCTGA
- a CDS encoding M24 family metallopeptidase produces MVDIDEREERLERFLAEEGYEAAWFARPNAFAWLTGGDNWVDANADVGDAAAGYLGDGEWTVVTNNIEAERIAAEELPAELSMSVAADDWYEASLAESVAARSPTPAAADFDVPGLDAVDPTRLRLRLAEDDLAAYRDLGREVALAVETVCRELQPGDTEHEVAAGLRISLAGRNIDAPVVLVGGSERAPEYRHPTPTDAALGDYALVIVTARRGGLHASCTRTVAFDPPEWLAERHRAAQRVETRALAATREAAGREDGTAGDVFAAIRDAYAEEGYEGEWREHHQGGATGYAGREWFATPESDAPVASEAAYAWNPTVQGAKSEDTAYVTDDSVEALTDSGRWPTDTVESDGLTLQRPAILEN; encoded by the coding sequence ATGGTCGATATCGACGAGCGCGAGGAGCGACTGGAGCGCTTCCTCGCCGAGGAGGGGTACGAGGCGGCGTGGTTCGCGCGGCCCAACGCGTTCGCGTGGCTCACCGGCGGCGACAACTGGGTCGACGCGAACGCGGACGTGGGCGACGCCGCCGCGGGCTACCTCGGCGACGGGGAGTGGACGGTCGTCACGAACAACATCGAGGCCGAGCGCATCGCCGCCGAGGAGCTGCCCGCGGAGCTGTCGATGTCCGTCGCGGCCGACGACTGGTACGAGGCATCGCTGGCGGAGTCGGTCGCCGCTCGTTCGCCGACGCCCGCGGCCGCCGACTTCGACGTGCCCGGGCTCGACGCAGTGGACCCGACGCGCCTCCGGCTGCGACTCGCCGAGGACGACCTCGCCGCCTACCGCGACCTCGGCCGGGAGGTCGCGCTCGCCGTCGAGACGGTGTGTCGCGAACTTCAGCCGGGCGACACCGAACACGAGGTCGCCGCAGGCCTGCGGATCTCGCTGGCGGGTCGGAACATCGACGCGCCGGTCGTGCTCGTCGGCGGGAGCGAGCGCGCCCCCGAGTACCGCCATCCCACGCCGACCGACGCCGCGTTGGGCGACTACGCGCTCGTGATCGTCACCGCCCGGCGGGGCGGGTTGCACGCCTCCTGCACCCGGACGGTCGCGTTCGACCCGCCCGAGTGGCTCGCCGAGCGGCACCGCGCGGCCCAGCGCGTGGAGACCCGGGCGCTCGCGGCGACCCGGGAGGCCGCCGGCCGCGAGGACGGCACCGCGGGCGACGTGTTCGCGGCGATCCGGGACGCGTACGCCGAGGAGGGGTACGAGGGCGAGTGGCGCGAGCACCACCAGGGCGGCGCGACCGGCTATGCCGGCCGCGAGTGGTTCGCGACGCCCGAGAGCGACGCGCCCGTCGCGAGCGAGGCAGCCTACGCGTGGAACCCGACCGTGCAGGGGGCGAAAAGCGAGGACACGGCCTACGTCACCGACGACTCCGTCGAGGCGCTCACCGACTCGGGCCGGTGGCCGACCGACACCGTCGAGTCCGACGGCCTCACGCTTCAGCGTCCGGCGATCCTGGAGAACTGA
- a CDS encoding succinylglutamate desuccinylase/aspartoacylase family protein, whose product MTTLGSASAPPGEFDTGRLSVGETRDGSTVGLPVAVLNGAEDGKTLYVQAVSDGDELNGLGVINRLVPQLDPEEIAGEILFVGIVNYHAFQVAEHRNPIDDTKMNRAYPGDANGTSSERIAAATFEAAKRADMIVDLHQGRTSRMINETRVRCGPRHRLHRECLELAKVFGTGYVLDQKGPDGQLARAAPDNGIPTIDPELGGAVGWDEESIEIGLEGMFRVLRYYGFLDGDVDRDVQTRASGFDQYGSPAGGLVTFEVDLGERVERGDTLFEVTDAFGSLKGRVTADNDGIFWRSRRLPQVATGEYVCSVGTDIDEF is encoded by the coding sequence ATGACGACGCTCGGGAGCGCGAGTGCGCCCCCCGGCGAGTTCGACACGGGCCGACTCTCGGTCGGGGAGACCCGCGACGGCTCGACCGTCGGGCTCCCCGTGGCGGTGCTCAACGGCGCCGAGGACGGGAAGACCCTCTACGTGCAGGCGGTCAGCGACGGCGACGAGCTCAACGGCCTCGGCGTGATCAACCGCCTCGTCCCGCAACTGGACCCCGAGGAGATCGCCGGCGAGATCCTCTTCGTCGGGATCGTCAACTACCACGCCTTCCAGGTCGCCGAGCACCGCAACCCCATCGACGACACGAAGATGAACCGGGCGTACCCCGGCGACGCCAACGGCACCTCCTCCGAGCGCATCGCCGCCGCGACGTTCGAGGCCGCCAAGCGCGCAGATATGATCGTCGACCTCCACCAGGGGCGCACCTCCCGGATGATCAACGAGACGCGCGTGCGCTGTGGCCCCCGCCACCGGCTCCATCGCGAGTGTCTGGAACTCGCGAAGGTGTTCGGCACCGGCTACGTCCTCGACCAGAAGGGCCCCGACGGCCAGCTCGCCCGCGCGGCGCCCGACAACGGCATCCCGACGATCGACCCCGAACTGGGCGGCGCCGTGGGGTGGGACGAGGAGTCGATCGAGATCGGCCTCGAGGGCATGTTCCGCGTGCTCCGCTACTACGGCTTCCTCGACGGCGACGTGGATCGCGACGTGCAGACGCGCGCCTCCGGGTTCGACCAGTACGGCTCGCCCGCCGGCGGGCTCGTCACCTTCGAGGTCGACCTCGGCGAGCGCGTCGAGCGCGGCGACACGCTGTTCGAGGTGACCGACGCGTTCGGCTCGCTCAAGGGACGCGTCACCGCCGACAACGACGGCATCTTCTGGCGCTCGCGGCGGCTCCCGCAGGTCGCCACCGGCGAGTACGTCTGCTCGGTCGGAACGGACATCGACGAGTTCTGA